Proteins encoded in a region of the Streptomyces sp. NBC_00258 genome:
- a CDS encoding SDR family oxidoreductase has translation MILITGATGTIGSEVVRQLAQRGEKVRAMTRDPSRAQARARARTRTPDGAGAGAEVEVEVVRGDYLDPASVDAAMSGASAVFLVGVLGPDDADRDRALVEQARAAGVRRVVKLSAIGTGDPALGRVGTWHLPGEQAVRESGLEWTVLRPSSFASNTLSWAEAIQAGEPVPNMTGDGPQGVIDPRDVSEVAVEALLSARHAGHTYTLTGPETLGVPDQAAILAEVLGRPVATEDLTPDESRARLTEWGMAAEYVEGVLAGSAYVRGGGNAVVTEGVRQVLGRPPRTYREWAVDHRAAFGEN, from the coding sequence ATGATCCTCATCACCGGTGCCACGGGCACCATCGGCAGCGAAGTCGTACGACAGCTCGCACAGCGCGGGGAGAAGGTACGCGCAATGACCCGAGACCCGTCCCGGGCCCAAGCCCGGGCCAGGGCGCGGACCCGGACGCCCGACGGGGCAGGGGCAGGGGCGGAGGTGGAGGTCGAGGTGGTGCGAGGGGACTACCTCGACCCCGCCTCCGTGGACGCGGCCATGTCCGGCGCCTCGGCCGTGTTCCTCGTCGGCGTCCTGGGCCCGGACGACGCGGACCGCGACCGCGCCCTGGTCGAGCAGGCCCGCGCGGCGGGCGTACGCCGCGTCGTGAAGCTGTCGGCGATCGGCACCGGCGACCCCGCCCTCGGCAGGGTCGGCACCTGGCACCTCCCGGGCGAACAGGCCGTACGGGAGAGCGGGTTGGAGTGGACGGTCCTGCGCCCGTCGTCCTTCGCCTCGAACACCCTGAGCTGGGCCGAAGCGATCCAGGCGGGTGAACCCGTACCGAACATGACCGGCGACGGCCCGCAGGGTGTCATCGACCCGCGCGACGTCTCCGAGGTCGCCGTGGAGGCACTGCTCTCCGCACGGCACGCGGGCCACACCTACACGCTCACCGGTCCCGAGACGCTCGGCGTCCCCGACCAGGCAGCCATACTCGCCGAGGTCCTGGGCCGCCCGGTCGCCACCGAGGACCTCACTCCGGACGAGTCCCGCGCCCGGCTGACCGAGTGGGGCATGGCCGCGGAGTACGTGGAGGGTGTGCTGGCCGGCAGCGCGTACGTACGCGGTGGTGGCAACGCCGTCGTCACGGAGGGGGTGCGGCAGGTGCTGGGCCGGCCGCCCCGCACGTACCGGGAGTGGGCGGTGGACCACAGGGCGGCGTTCGGCGAGAACTGA
- a CDS encoding acyl-CoA thioesterase, with protein MAEPFSVPVTVRGYETDVQGHLNQAVYVNYAEHARWSLLQAAGISQAGLAAKGVGPVSLEMTVRYRQELRAGDEVEVTCDFIWGEGKTFRIEQTIRKTDGTVAAEITAVGGVMDLKERKLVADPKDYFRALASDPGRFGL; from the coding sequence ATGGCCGAACCGTTTTCCGTCCCGGTGACCGTGCGCGGGTACGAGACCGATGTCCAGGGGCACCTGAACCAGGCCGTGTACGTGAACTACGCGGAGCACGCCCGCTGGTCGTTACTGCAGGCCGCGGGGATCAGCCAGGCCGGTCTGGCGGCCAAGGGCGTGGGCCCGGTGTCCCTGGAGATGACCGTCCGCTACCGGCAGGAGCTGCGGGCCGGCGACGAGGTCGAGGTGACCTGCGATTTCATCTGGGGCGAGGGCAAGACGTTCCGGATCGAGCAGACGATCCGCAAGACCGACGGCACCGTCGCCGCCGAGATCACGGCGGTCGGCGGCGTGATGGACCTCAAGGAGCGAAAGCTGGTAGCGGACCCGAAGGACTACTTCCGCGCACTGGCCTCGGACCCCGGGCGGTTCGGCCTCTGA
- a CDS encoding dienelactone hydrolase family protein, whose protein sequence is MPDTTTTAVDLTELGVARGGSRRLTGHLTRPVGAGPWPGVVVVHEALGVNDVMHRQAERLARAGYLVVMPDLFSDGGAVRCLVPTFRAALSGHGRAFRDIAAARARLAQDPDCTGRIGIIGFCMGGSFALLAVHDGEFDAASVNYGRLPKELDGALGGSCPVVASYGARDRTLPGAARRLEASLDRLGVVHDVKDYPEAGHSFLNDAEVGPRALRPLMRVVGIRPHPESAVDAWRRIDGFFATHLKAEGRKD, encoded by the coding sequence ATGCCCGACACGACCACCACCGCCGTCGACCTCACCGAGCTCGGCGTCGCCCGCGGTGGCTCCCGTCGGCTCACCGGCCATCTCACCCGGCCCGTGGGGGCGGGCCCCTGGCCCGGTGTCGTCGTGGTCCATGAGGCGCTGGGCGTCAATGATGTGATGCACCGTCAGGCGGAACGCCTCGCGAGAGCCGGGTACCTCGTCGTCATGCCGGACCTGTTCAGCGACGGAGGGGCCGTCCGCTGCCTGGTGCCGACCTTCCGGGCGGCCCTGTCCGGACACGGCCGTGCCTTCCGCGACATCGCGGCGGCCCGCGCCCGCCTCGCCCAGGATCCCGACTGCACCGGGCGGATCGGCATCATCGGCTTCTGCATGGGCGGTTCCTTCGCCCTCCTCGCCGTGCACGACGGCGAGTTCGACGCCGCCTCCGTCAACTACGGCCGCCTGCCGAAGGAGCTCGACGGGGCCCTCGGCGGTTCCTGCCCCGTCGTCGCGAGTTACGGGGCCCGCGACCGTACGCTGCCGGGCGCGGCCCGCAGGCTGGAGGCGTCCCTCGACCGGCTCGGCGTCGTCCACGACGTCAAGGATTACCCGGAGGCCGGGCATTCGTTCCTCAACGACGCCGAGGTGGGGCCACGCGCACTGCGTCCGCTGATGCGTGTCGTCGGAATCAGACCGCACCCGGAGTCCGCGGTCGACGCCTGGCGGCGCATCGACGGCTTCTTCGCCACGCACCTCAAGGCGGAAGGCCGCAAGGACTGA
- a CDS encoding MFS transporter, producing MTILDGNIVTVAMPAIQSDLGFSAPGLAWVVNAYLIPFGGLLLLVGRLGDLVGRKRMFVAGLVVFTLASVLCGVATSQGMLIAARALQGVGGAMTSAVVLGMLVALFPEPREQARAIAVFSAVGAAGGALGTFLGGALTQALDWHWIFLINLPIGIVAWIAALRVLAPDRGAGLGKGADYPGAALVTGALMLTVYAIVGAGERGLGATLVLGAVSVALFVAFALRQAWAARPLLRLRLFRSRLLTGANGVQILMVAAMYGFQYIGALYLQRVLGFGELMTGTAFLPAPVLIGVLMLGLSARTIGRFGPYRVLLAGLVLITAGMALLARVPADGSYVVDVLPAMLLLSAGFAAAMPAVTGLAMSGAREEDAGLASGLFSTTQVVGGSLGLAALTTLAASRTDGLVDGGTALTAATADGYRLAFAVGTGIALAGLVLAAGVLRPGRESSTEAVKAKAEAESDAGAESEAAERVEVSG from the coding sequence ATGACGATCCTGGACGGCAACATCGTGACCGTCGCGATGCCCGCGATCCAGAGCGACCTCGGCTTCTCGGCCCCGGGACTCGCCTGGGTCGTGAACGCGTACCTGATCCCGTTCGGCGGGCTGTTGCTGCTCGTGGGGCGACTCGGTGATCTGGTCGGCCGGAAGCGGATGTTCGTGGCGGGGCTCGTCGTGTTCACGTTGGCGTCCGTGCTGTGCGGGGTCGCCACGAGCCAGGGCATGCTGATCGCGGCGCGGGCACTGCAGGGCGTCGGCGGGGCGATGACCTCGGCCGTGGTGCTGGGCATGCTGGTCGCGCTCTTCCCCGAGCCGCGCGAACAGGCCAGGGCGATCGCCGTGTTCAGTGCGGTCGGCGCTGCTGGCGGCGCGCTCGGCACGTTCCTCGGCGGGGCCCTGACCCAGGCGCTCGACTGGCACTGGATCTTCCTGATCAACCTGCCGATCGGGATCGTGGCCTGGATCGCGGCCCTTCGCGTCCTTGCCCCCGACCGCGGCGCCGGGCTCGGCAAGGGTGCCGACTATCCGGGTGCCGCGCTGGTCACCGGCGCGCTGATGCTCACGGTGTACGCGATCGTGGGCGCCGGCGAACGCGGGCTGGGTGCCACGCTCGTGCTGGGAGCCGTCTCCGTCGCGCTCTTCGTCGCCTTCGCCCTGCGGCAGGCATGGGCCGCCCGTCCGCTGCTGCGGCTGAGGCTGTTCCGCTCACGCCTGCTCACCGGCGCGAACGGGGTGCAGATCCTGATGGTCGCGGCGATGTACGGCTTCCAGTACATCGGGGCGCTGTACCTCCAACGCGTCCTGGGCTTCGGCGAGTTGATGACCGGTACGGCGTTCCTGCCCGCGCCCGTCCTGATCGGGGTACTGATGCTGGGCCTGTCCGCGCGGACGATCGGCCGCTTCGGCCCGTACCGCGTGCTGCTCGCCGGGCTCGTACTCATCACGGCCGGGATGGCGCTTCTGGCCCGGGTGCCGGCCGACGGTTCGTACGTCGTCGACGTGCTGCCCGCGATGCTGTTGCTCTCCGCCGGGTTCGCGGCGGCGATGCCCGCGGTGACGGGGCTCGCGATGTCCGGCGCCCGGGAGGAGGACGCGGGCCTGGCGTCCGGCCTCTTCAGCACCACCCAGGTGGTGGGCGGTTCCCTGGGCCTCGCCGCCCTCACCACCCTCGCGGCGAGCCGCACGGACGGCCTCGTGGACGGCGGCACGGCGCTCACCGCGGCGACCGCGGACGGATACCGGCTGGCGTTCGCGGTCGGTACGGGGATCGCGCTGGCGGGGCTGGTACTCGCGGCGGGGGTGCTGCGGCCGGGGCGCGAGTCGTCCACGGAAGCGGTCAAGGCCAAGGCTGAGGCCGAATCCGATGCCGGTGCCGAATCCGAGGCCGCGGAACGTGTGGAGGTGTCCGGCTGA
- a CDS encoding helix-turn-helix domain-containing protein: MSPRRSYDQYCSAARALDALGDRWTLLIVRELLAGPRRYTDLHADLPGVSTDVLASRLKDMERDGLATRRRLPPPGAANVYELTGRGRELLPLLQALGEWGAPLLAERRPTDAVRAHWFALPLLRSLEGLGDGVVQVRLDEGEFYVRLGAQDGPVYGEGPAPEEPDAGLSLDAEACTALARGDLVLLDAVRDGRITVTGESPLAKALREA; encoded by the coding sequence ATGTCACCTCGCCGAAGCTACGACCAGTACTGTTCCGCTGCCCGGGCCCTCGATGCCCTCGGTGACCGCTGGACGCTCCTGATCGTCCGCGAGCTGCTGGCCGGTCCGCGCCGCTACACCGACCTGCACGCGGATCTGCCCGGCGTGAGCACGGACGTCCTCGCCTCCCGGCTCAAGGACATGGAGCGGGACGGCCTGGCGACCCGGCGACGGCTGCCCCCGCCGGGAGCGGCGAACGTGTACGAACTCACCGGCCGTGGGCGCGAGTTGCTGCCCCTCCTCCAGGCGCTCGGCGAGTGGGGCGCACCCCTGCTGGCGGAACGGCGCCCCACCGACGCGGTACGCGCCCACTGGTTCGCGCTGCCACTGCTGCGCTCCCTGGAGGGACTCGGCGACGGCGTCGTCCAAGTCCGGCTGGACGAAGGGGAGTTCTACGTACGACTCGGCGCACAGGACGGCCCGGTCTACGGGGAGGGCCCGGCCCCCGAGGAACCCGACGCCGGCCTCTCCCTCGACGCCGAGGCATGCACGGCACTCGCGAGAGGCGACCTGGTCCTCCTCGACGCGGTACGGGACGGCCGCATCACGGTGACGGGCGAAAGTCCTCTGGCCAAGGCGCTCCGGGAGGCCTGA
- a CDS encoding winged helix-turn-helix transcriptional regulator: MSQGNTGVTPQVVHAEGCPVREVLDRVAGKWSVMIIVAAAHGPIRFTELERSIEGISRRMLTLTLRNLERDGLLTRTVHPTVPPKVEYELTPVARELHASLLGLTDWAERHRVTIAESRAAYDALHRPELVAPL, from the coding sequence ATGTCCCAGGGGAACACCGGTGTTACTCCCCAGGTCGTGCACGCGGAGGGCTGCCCGGTCCGGGAGGTTCTTGACAGGGTCGCGGGAAAATGGAGCGTGATGATCATCGTGGCCGCCGCTCACGGCCCGATCCGCTTCACCGAACTGGAGCGCAGCATCGAGGGCATCAGCCGCCGCATGCTCACGCTGACCCTGCGCAATCTGGAGCGCGACGGGCTCCTCACGCGCACCGTCCACCCGACGGTCCCGCCGAAGGTGGAGTACGAACTCACGCCGGTGGCCCGTGAGTTGCACGCCAGCCTGCTCGGACTGACCGACTGGGCGGAGCGGCATCGCGTCACGATCGCCGAGTCGCGTGCGGCGTACGACGCCCTGCATCGGCCGGAGTTGGTCGCTCCGCTGTGA
- a CDS encoding pyridoxal phosphate-dependent aminotransferase — MEFRQSNKLSEVCYEIRGPVIEHADALEKAGHSVLRLNTGNPALFGFEAPEEILQDMIRMLPQAHGYTDSRGILSARRAVAGRYQTLGLEVGVDDVFLGNGISELISMAVQALVEDGDEILIPAPDFPLWTAVTTLAGGKAVHYLCDEQADWYPDLDDMASKITDRTKAVVIINPNNPTGAVYPKEIIEGILDLARRHGLMVFADEIYDQILYDDAVHHSVAALAPDLVVLTFCGLSKTYRVAGFRSGWLVITGPKQHAKNYIEGLTMLASMRLCANAPAQYAIQAALGGRQSIHELTAPGGRLHEQRTVAWEKLNEIPGVSCVKPKGSLYAFPHLDPKVHKIHDDEKFVLDLLLREKIQVVQGTGFNWPAPDHFRILTLPHADDLDAAISRIGRFLSGYRQ, encoded by the coding sequence ATGGAGTTCCGGCAGTCGAACAAGCTCAGCGAGGTCTGCTACGAGATCCGGGGCCCGGTGATCGAGCACGCCGACGCGCTGGAGAAGGCAGGCCACAGCGTGCTGCGCCTGAACACCGGCAACCCCGCACTGTTCGGCTTCGAGGCGCCGGAGGAGATCCTCCAGGACATGATCCGGATGCTGCCCCAGGCACACGGGTACACGGACTCGCGCGGCATCCTCTCGGCCCGCCGGGCCGTGGCGGGGCGCTACCAGACGCTGGGCCTGGAGGTGGGCGTCGACGACGTCTTCCTCGGCAACGGCATCTCCGAGCTGATCTCGATGGCCGTACAGGCACTGGTCGAGGACGGCGACGAAATCCTCATCCCGGCACCCGACTTCCCCCTCTGGACGGCCGTCACCACACTCGCGGGCGGCAAGGCGGTCCACTACCTCTGCGACGAACAGGCCGACTGGTACCCGGACCTGGACGACATGGCGTCGAAGATCACGGACCGCACCAAGGCCGTGGTCATCATCAACCCGAACAACCCCACCGGCGCGGTCTACCCGAAGGAGATCATCGAGGGCATCCTCGACCTCGCCCGCCGGCACGGCCTGATGGTCTTCGCCGACGAGATCTACGACCAGATCCTGTACGACGACGCCGTGCACCACTCGGTGGCCGCGCTCGCCCCCGACCTGGTGGTGCTGACCTTCTGCGGCCTGTCGAAGACGTACCGGGTGGCCGGCTTCCGCTCGGGCTGGCTGGTGATCACCGGCCCGAAGCAGCACGCGAAGAACTACATCGAGGGCCTGACCATGCTGGCCTCCATGCGGCTGTGCGCCAACGCGCCCGCGCAGTACGCCATCCAGGCCGCGCTCGGCGGCCGTCAGTCCATCCACGAGCTGACCGCTCCGGGCGGGCGTCTGCACGAACAGCGCACCGTGGCCTGGGAGAAGCTCAACGAGATCCCCGGCGTGTCCTGCGTGAAGCCGAAGGGCTCGCTGTACGCGTTCCCGCACCTGGACCCCAAGGTCCACAAGATCCACGACGACGAGAAGTTCGTCCTGGACCTGCTGCTGCGGGAGAAGATCCAGGTCGTCCAGGGAACCGGCTTCAACTGGCCGGCCCCCGACCACTTCCGCATCCTCACCCTCCCGCACGCCGACGACCTGGACGCCGCCATCAGCCGGATCGGCCGGTTCCTGAGCGGCTACCGGCAGTAG
- a CDS encoding IucA/IucC family protein has translation MPPMHPGDGIGEAADAYAAAPLLNCLLRELGDPAPGSGEPGDRRVYRLPAGGRLLRVRDGRRPAEPEVYAAGAWQRLSHAELVKLTAEVLRGHTGLSNPELPIEMIDSRDAVAAILTAREGMPPPGGLYRRSEQSLITGHPYHPAPKARGGGPVTGWIPYAPEAYTSFPLVLLGLREDVCVEDGDTGVLDGLGEAPPGYRLLPAHPWQLDLVGARPEIREAFADGRLVRLGTSSWTVWPTAAIRTLYVPGTDLFLKFSLDVRITNDIRRLWRHDLLRLRRTDAAVTSAFAAVGTPAAWLSDRGYRTADFAFEELAVLVRDGLRTHVTPGATPVLAAALTEAFEGNPLEGLAAPVAWWTAYLRQVVPPALELFARHGVVLEAHLQNTVVAVDADGTPVQALFRDAEGVKLLPEVTRAAGWERLVYCLVVNNLLEIAEALGERYPGMELWGAVRRELTRYGDELPEAAELLRAPTLPGKTNLLLRWTGADGADARYLPVPNPLRTPDAAGSGQ, from the coding sequence ATGCCACCCATGCACCCCGGGGACGGCATCGGCGAAGCAGCCGATGCGTACGCGGCGGCACCGCTGCTCAATTGTCTGCTGCGGGAGCTCGGCGACCCCGCACCGGGATCCGGGGAGCCCGGCGACCGGCGCGTGTACCGGCTGCCGGCCGGGGGACGGCTCCTGCGGGTGCGCGACGGACGCCGCCCCGCCGAGCCGGAGGTGTACGCCGCCGGTGCCTGGCAGCGCCTCAGCCACGCGGAACTGGTCAAACTCACCGCCGAGGTCCTCCGCGGCCACACCGGCCTGTCCAACCCCGAACTGCCCATCGAGATGATCGACAGCCGGGACGCGGTGGCGGCGATCCTGACCGCCAGGGAGGGGATGCCCCCGCCCGGCGGCCTGTACCGGCGTTCCGAACAGTCCCTGATCACCGGACATCCCTACCATCCCGCCCCCAAGGCCCGCGGCGGCGGCCCGGTCACCGGCTGGATTCCGTACGCTCCCGAGGCGTACACCAGCTTCCCGCTGGTGCTCCTGGGGCTGAGGGAGGACGTGTGCGTGGAGGACGGCGACACGGGCGTGCTCGACGGGCTGGGCGAGGCGCCGCCCGGCTATCGCCTGCTGCCCGCCCACCCCTGGCAGCTCGACCTCGTCGGCGCCCGCCCGGAGATCCGCGAGGCATTCGCGGACGGCCGCCTCGTACGGCTGGGGACATCCTCGTGGACGGTCTGGCCCACCGCGGCCATCCGCACGCTGTACGTCCCCGGCACCGACCTCTTCCTGAAGTTCAGCCTCGACGTCCGCATCACCAACGACATCCGCCGCCTCTGGCGTCACGACCTCCTCCGGCTGCGCCGCACGGACGCGGCGGTGACCTCGGCCTTCGCGGCCGTGGGCACCCCCGCGGCCTGGCTGAGCGACCGCGGCTACCGCACCGCGGACTTCGCCTTCGAGGAGCTCGCCGTCCTCGTACGCGACGGGCTGCGCACGCATGTGACCCCGGGCGCGACCCCGGTCCTGGCCGCCGCGCTGACGGAGGCCTTCGAGGGCAACCCCCTCGAAGGCCTCGCCGCCCCGGTCGCCTGGTGGACGGCGTATCTGCGCCAAGTCGTCCCGCCCGCCCTGGAGTTGTTCGCCCGGCACGGGGTCGTACTCGAAGCGCATCTGCAGAACACGGTGGTCGCCGTGGACGCCGACGGGACGCCGGTGCAGGCCCTGTTCCGTGACGCGGAAGGCGTGAAACTGCTGCCCGAGGTGACGCGCGCGGCCGGGTGGGAGCGGCTGGTGTACTGCCTCGTCGTCAACAACCTGCTGGAGATCGCGGAGGCGCTGGGGGAGCGGTACCCGGGCATGGAGCTCTGGGGCGCCGTGCGACGAGAGCTGACGCGGTACGGCGATGAGCTGCCCGAAGCGGCCGAACTGCTCCGGGCCCCGACCCTCCCCGGCAAGACCAATCTGCTGCTGCGCTGGACCGGCGCGGACGGCGCCGACGCACGCTATCTGCCCGTCCCGAACCCCTTGCGCACGCCGGACGCGGCGGGCAGCGGGCAATAG
- a CDS encoding VWA domain-containing protein, with product MITRQRLAAGACALLAALTAGIALPAGAVAGEPTGDAAPKVDLVLDVSGSMRARDIDGQTRMAAAKQAFNEVLDATPEEVQLGIRTLGANYPGDDRKTGCKDTEQLYPVGPLDRTEAKTAVATLAPTGWTPIGPALLKAADDLEGGEGSRRIVLISDGEDTCAPLDPCEVAREIAAKGIGLTIDTLGLVPNTKLRQQLSCIAEATGGTYTSIEHTDELTDKVNQLVDRAADPVVTPVAVNGADACAQARTLESGLYTDREEFGQHRWYRVDVPAGFELRASVSVAADRQVDPDYGVSLRAVTVSGREIVRGESTGSGRTDVMSAGLRYPKAESEDDDSDDKPAAEAVCLEVANSFSAASGVKTTPGLPLELTVDVVDGPDTSSDVASFGLGRGWWLLGALVLTGFLAGVLWGWVSRWRVAVWRTN from the coding sequence ATGATCACAAGACAACGGCTGGCGGCGGGCGCCTGCGCCCTGCTCGCCGCCCTGACGGCCGGGATCGCCCTCCCGGCCGGAGCCGTCGCCGGCGAACCCACGGGTGACGCAGCGCCCAAGGTCGACCTCGTCCTCGACGTCAGCGGTTCCATGCGCGCGCGGGACATCGACGGACAGACGCGGATGGCCGCGGCGAAGCAGGCCTTCAACGAGGTCCTCGACGCGACCCCCGAGGAGGTCCAGCTCGGTATACGGACACTCGGCGCCAACTACCCGGGCGACGACCGCAAGACGGGCTGCAAGGACACCGAACAGCTCTACCCCGTCGGGCCCTTGGACCGCACGGAGGCGAAGACCGCCGTCGCGACCCTCGCGCCCACCGGCTGGACCCCGATCGGCCCGGCGCTGCTCAAGGCGGCCGACGACCTGGAGGGCGGCGAGGGATCCCGCCGTATCGTCCTCATCAGCGACGGCGAGGACACCTGCGCCCCGCTGGACCCGTGCGAGGTGGCCCGGGAGATCGCCGCCAAGGGGATCGGGCTCACCATCGACACGCTCGGCCTGGTGCCGAACACCAAACTGCGGCAGCAGCTGAGCTGTATCGCGGAGGCGACCGGCGGAACGTACACCTCGATCGAGCACACCGACGAACTCACCGACAAGGTCAACCAGTTGGTGGACCGGGCCGCCGACCCGGTGGTCACGCCGGTCGCCGTGAACGGCGCCGACGCATGTGCACAGGCGCGCACGCTCGAGTCCGGGCTCTACACCGACCGCGAGGAGTTCGGGCAGCACCGCTGGTACCGCGTGGACGTCCCTGCGGGCTTCGAACTGCGCGCGTCGGTGAGCGTGGCGGCCGACCGTCAGGTCGACCCGGACTACGGGGTGTCGCTGCGGGCGGTGACCGTGAGCGGCCGCGAGATCGTGCGCGGCGAGTCGACCGGCTCCGGCCGGACCGACGTCATGTCCGCCGGTCTGCGCTATCCCAAGGCGGAGAGCGAGGACGACGATTCCGACGACAAGCCCGCGGCCGAGGCCGTGTGTCTGGAGGTCGCCAACTCCTTCTCGGCGGCTTCCGGCGTCAAGACCACGCCCGGACTGCCGCTCGAACTGACCGTCGACGTCGTCGACGGTCCCGACACGTCGAGCGACGTGGCCTCCTTCGGCCTCGGTCGCGGCTGGTGGCTGCTCGGCGCCCTGGTGCTCACCGGCTTCCTCGCGGGTGTGCTGTGGGGCTGGGTTTCGCGTTGGCGGGTCGCGGTCTGGAGGACCAACTGA
- a CDS encoding IucA/IucC family protein, with translation MHPPRTPAETEAVLAAELRTVRPALLSPYTVELPGARAAVLTRLWRGLVHEPLPWVVRREAAGRDGLVLRLADGRRLYGPAPDAYATAATVREVELDGTAYSHPAGLMTALGLPHGHAFAVELGHSVASLALSRANQPAMSSPFTSWGWEQRVVDGHPFHPNCRSRPGFSVAEQLAYAPEHRADVELGLVAVPQDACLMGGEWPFREAGRVLIPVHPWQARHVLKDERAVGEGVAGESVTAHPLMSLRTLALPDGPHVKTALSARLTSSVRDISVYSIESAAAVSAFMEAMAGRLDGMLHITRTLGAVTANTPDLAAVLRESPDVYAGAGERVVPVAALASTVLPQSPAWLAEFSRLALTVGLRLLDLGVALEAHGQNLLVVLSPAGAPLRLVYRDLADIRISPARLARHGIPAPDLTGRIVTDDESVLRSKLFGSLVAGALAATAGSATALGGALSTAVRDLPRTPDLAALLEEPLPAKALTTMRLSPERPGDIWARLPNPLAESGTGPRDTGSS, from the coding sequence GTGCACCCTCCCCGCACCCCGGCCGAGACCGAGGCCGTTCTCGCCGCCGAGCTGCGCACCGTACGCCCCGCCCTGCTGTCCCCGTACACGGTCGAACTCCCCGGTGCCCGCGCGGCCGTCCTGACCCGGCTGTGGCGCGGGCTCGTCCATGAACCACTGCCCTGGGTCGTGCGCCGGGAGGCGGCGGGGCGCGACGGGCTGGTGCTCCGGCTGGCCGACGGGCGTCGTCTGTACGGCCCGGCCCCGGACGCGTACGCGACGGCCGCCACCGTCAGGGAGGTCGAGCTGGACGGGACGGCGTACAGCCACCCGGCCGGACTCATGACGGCACTCGGGCTGCCGCACGGTCACGCCTTCGCCGTCGAACTCGGCCACAGTGTCGCCTCGTTGGCGCTCTCCCGCGCCAACCAGCCCGCGATGAGCTCCCCTTTCACGTCCTGGGGGTGGGAGCAGCGGGTCGTGGACGGGCATCCGTTCCATCCCAACTGCCGTTCGCGGCCGGGCTTCTCGGTGGCCGAGCAGCTGGCGTACGCGCCGGAGCACCGGGCGGACGTCGAGCTGGGGCTGGTGGCCGTGCCGCAGGACGCGTGCCTGATGGGCGGCGAGTGGCCGTTCCGGGAGGCGGGGCGCGTGCTGATCCCCGTACACCCGTGGCAGGCGCGGCATGTGCTGAAGGACGAGAGGGCGGTCGGGGAAGGTGTCGCCGGGGAGAGCGTGACCGCGCATCCCCTGATGTCCCTGCGGACGCTGGCCCTTCCGGACGGACCGCACGTCAAGACCGCGCTCAGTGCCCGGCTGACCTCGTCGGTGCGGGACATCTCGGTGTACTCGATCGAGTCGGCCGCGGCCGTCTCGGCGTTCATGGAGGCGATGGCCGGGCGCCTGGACGGGATGCTGCACATCACCCGGACCCTCGGCGCGGTCACGGCCAACACCCCTGATCTGGCAGCGGTGTTGCGCGAGTCGCCGGACGTGTACGCGGGGGCGGGCGAGCGGGTCGTCCCGGTCGCCGCTCTCGCCTCGACCGTGCTGCCGCAGTCCCCGGCCTGGCTGGCCGAGTTCAGCCGGCTCGCGCTCACCGTCGGGCTGCGCCTGCTCGACCTGGGCGTGGCCCTGGAGGCGCACGGCCAGAACCTGCTGGTGGTGCTCTCGCCCGCGGGCGCCCCGCTGCGGCTCGTCTACCGCGATCTGGCCGACATCCGGATCAGCCCGGCACGGCTGGCCCGCCACGGGATTCCGGCCCCGGACCTGACGGGCCGTATCGTCACGGACGACGAGTCCGTCCTGCGCAGCAAGCTCTTCGGCTCGCTCGTCGCGGGCGCGCTGGCGGCGACGGCGGGTTCGGCGACCGCGCTGGGAGGGGCGCTGTCCACAGCCGTACGGGATCTGCCGCGCACCCCGGATCTCGCGGCTCTGCTCGAAGAGCCGCTGCCGGCCAAGGCGTTGACGACGATGCGGCTGTCGCCCGAGCGGCCGGGGGACATCTGGGCGCGGCTGCCGAATCCGCTCGCCGAGTCGGGCACGGGCCCGCGGGACACCGGCTCGTCCTGA